One genomic window of Haloferax mediterranei ATCC 33500 includes the following:
- a CDS encoding nuclear transport factor 2 family protein — MHPDATYLARQYYTAIDHHGYDMLRNLLDPGFVQQREDMRLDGREEFVSFMRDGRPQTDTRHVIDRYIQSKSDDEVVVRGHLEDSGGSEIFVFLDRFRARDGKLAELKTFTRPPN; from the coding sequence GTGCATCCCGACGCAACGTATCTGGCTCGACAGTATTACACGGCAATCGACCACCATGGATACGACATGCTTCGGAACCTCCTCGACCCCGGGTTCGTCCAGCAGCGCGAGGACATGCGACTCGACGGGCGCGAGGAGTTCGTTTCGTTCATGCGCGACGGTCGGCCGCAGACGGATACGAGGCACGTCATCGACCGCTACATCCAGTCGAAATCCGACGACGAAGTCGTCGTCCGCGGTCACCTCGAAGACAGTGGCGGAAGCGAGATATTCGTCTTCCTCGACCGGTTTCGAGCGCGGGACGGAAAGCTCGCCGAGTTGAAGACGTTCACGCGCCCGCCGAACTGA
- the serS gene encoding serine--tRNA ligase: MIDRQLLRDEPERVRDALAARNMEGVDVDHIIDVYDEWRTLKAEGDDLRHERNEVSQKIGQLKQEGKDEEAQAAIDRSGELKEELQELEDRADELEAELDEALLELPNIPNESVPVGADESDNEEIRRVGFDDLRDLPDEVTPHYDLGEELDIIDEARAAKTTGSGFYFLKGEGAMLEHALIQFMLDVHREQDYVDLFPPVPVKTTSMVGTGQLPKFAEDAYRIGGSETENYEDDDLWLCPTAEVPVTNMYRDEILLKDDLPLKHQAYTPNFRREAGEHGTETRGIVRVHQFNKVELVNFVEPDESYDRLEALVDEAAEVLDRLGLPYRVLSLCTGDLTFASAKTYDLEVWAPGTESDDAPELGGRWLEVSSASNFEDFQARRAGLRYRPERHESAEYLHTLNASGTAVGRIMVALLEYYQNEDGTVDVPEVLQPYMGGREVIEGHEPVGESAVGAGKKD, translated from the coding sequence ATGATTGACAGGCAACTGCTCCGCGACGAACCGGAGCGAGTCCGCGACGCGCTCGCGGCCCGAAACATGGAGGGCGTGGATGTCGACCACATCATCGACGTGTACGACGAGTGGCGTACGCTGAAAGCCGAGGGAGACGACCTCCGACACGAGCGAAACGAGGTCAGCCAAAAAATCGGCCAGCTAAAGCAGGAGGGCAAAGACGAGGAAGCCCAGGCGGCCATCGACCGCTCGGGTGAACTCAAAGAAGAACTACAGGAACTCGAAGACCGCGCCGACGAACTCGAAGCGGAACTCGACGAAGCGCTTCTCGAACTCCCCAACATCCCGAACGAGTCGGTCCCGGTCGGTGCAGACGAGTCGGACAACGAGGAGATTCGCCGCGTCGGCTTCGACGACCTGCGCGACCTCCCCGACGAGGTGACGCCGCACTACGACCTCGGCGAGGAACTCGACATCATCGACGAGGCGCGCGCGGCGAAGACGACCGGGTCGGGCTTCTACTTCCTCAAGGGCGAGGGCGCGATGCTCGAACACGCGCTCATCCAGTTCATGCTGGACGTGCACCGCGAACAGGACTACGTGGACCTCTTCCCGCCGGTTCCGGTCAAGACGACCTCGATGGTCGGCACCGGCCAACTTCCGAAGTTCGCCGAGGACGCCTATCGCATTGGCGGGTCGGAGACCGAGAACTACGAGGACGACGACCTGTGGCTCTGCCCGACGGCGGAGGTGCCGGTCACGAACATGTACCGCGACGAAATCCTCCTGAAGGACGACCTCCCGCTGAAGCATCAGGCGTACACGCCGAACTTCCGACGCGAGGCTGGCGAACACGGGACCGAAACCCGCGGTATCGTCCGCGTCCACCAGTTCAACAAGGTCGAACTCGTCAACTTCGTCGAACCCGACGAGTCGTACGACCGACTGGAAGCCCTCGTCGACGAGGCGGCAGAAGTGCTCGACCGACTCGGCCTGCCGTACCGCGTGCTCTCGCTCTGTACCGGTGACCTCACCTTCGCGTCGGCGAAGACGTACGACCTCGAAGTCTGGGCACCGGGCACCGAGTCGGACGACGCTCCGGAACTGGGCGGTCGCTGGCTCGAAGTCTCGTCGGCCTCGAACTTCGAGGACTTCCAGGCGCGCCGAGCCGGGCTTCGCTACCGCCCCGAGCGCCACGAGTCGGCCGAGTATCTCCACACGCTCAACGCGTCGGGGACGGCCGTCGGCCGAATCATGGTCGCGCTGCTCGAATACTACCAGAACGAGGACGGCACGGTCGACGTGCCCGAAGTCCTCCAGCCCTACATGGGCGGCCGCGAAGTCATCGAGGGTCACGAGCCGGTCGGTGAATCGGCAGTCGGCGCGGGCAAGAAGGACTGA
- a CDS encoding ABC transporter permease subunit, with translation MKRVLLLARHDFGHALRDRLVWGAVILLGLMYLPSAGSIAASGHRPIAEYTLLIPYELQTYTLVVVAAVGYNSVVGERTAKTMKLIFGLPSTRRDLLLAKVLSRVVISLVATATILVIGNFLLAQGYGRPYLLPYWTIGAWMLLYVVVWTAVTVGYSAAFDSAYRTLLAIAGSFFLFSPDYSVWGSTFRPAFTFIFTGSLSTASYEVLAEMPLWYRVTERFNPLLAFWKAASWSVRVVGPGTPSGDFGETLALNLFGTLVFLGFGAVPLLFGYRRLTRRDLGDDSSSGQTRLRRYVGRVTKPARQLLRPTRWSDSRLWVLLVQDVRQLFRNRLVLGGIAVTALFVLPGISQSIDPSSAFGPREQVADISGAFSFAPLVLGALFGYRAIVGERAEKTLRVVLGNSATRRDVFVAKAVSRLTTAVLVLLPLFVFAELLVLVRFGHSYPVLFLTVVGSVTTLTLLWTTISLGFSAATSSPYRSIAGTATTFLFFLLFWGDVVRPVIGALTGTDTRGLHVGMTTPPAQFINHLSPLRAHTTLGRMLFPLQIPDDPVPGSVPLFVFSAVVVLTATTLPLYLGYRRFERVDL, from the coding sequence ATGAAGCGGGTTCTCTTGCTCGCACGGCACGACTTCGGTCACGCGCTCCGGGACCGACTGGTCTGGGGTGCGGTGATTCTGCTCGGACTGATGTACTTGCCGAGTGCAGGCTCTATCGCGGCGAGCGGTCACAGGCCGATTGCCGAGTACACCCTTCTCATCCCGTACGAGTTGCAGACGTACACGTTAGTCGTCGTCGCGGCTGTCGGTTACAACTCCGTCGTCGGTGAGCGAACGGCCAAAACGATGAAGCTTATCTTCGGTCTGCCCAGTACGCGTCGTGACCTGCTTCTCGCAAAGGTGCTGTCGCGGGTCGTAATCTCTCTCGTAGCGACCGCGACGATACTCGTAATCGGGAATTTCTTGCTCGCTCAAGGATACGGACGGCCGTATCTGCTCCCGTACTGGACGATTGGCGCGTGGATGCTCCTGTACGTCGTCGTCTGGACTGCGGTCACCGTCGGCTATTCAGCGGCCTTCGATTCGGCGTATCGAACGTTACTCGCAATCGCCGGGTCCTTCTTTCTTTTCTCGCCTGATTACTCCGTGTGGGGGTCCACGTTCCGTCCCGCGTTCACGTTTATCTTCACCGGTTCTTTGTCCACGGCCTCGTACGAGGTATTGGCCGAAATGCCGCTGTGGTACCGTGTTACCGAGCGGTTCAACCCGCTACTCGCCTTCTGGAAGGCCGCGAGTTGGTCGGTTCGCGTGGTCGGCCCCGGAACGCCTTCGGGTGATTTCGGCGAAACCCTCGCGTTGAACCTCTTCGGGACGCTCGTGTTTCTCGGATTCGGCGCGGTCCCGCTCCTGTTCGGTTATCGTCGCCTCACTCGAAGGGATCTCGGTGACGACTCGTCGTCGGGACAGACGCGTCTCCGCCGATACGTTGGCCGCGTGACGAAGCCAGCGAGACAACTGCTACGACCCACTCGGTGGAGCGACTCGCGCTTGTGGGTACTTTTGGTTCAGGACGTTCGACAACTGTTCCGGAACCGGTTGGTACTTGGCGGTATCGCCGTGACGGCGTTGTTTGTACTCCCTGGTATCTCACAGTCGATAGACCCGTCCTCTGCGTTCGGCCCAAGAGAACAGGTGGCTGATATCAGTGGTGCGTTCTCTTTTGCCCCGTTAGTGCTGGGAGCGCTATTCGGATATCGAGCCATCGTCGGCGAGCGAGCGGAGAAAACGCTCCGTGTCGTTCTTGGCAACTCGGCGACTCGTCGGGACGTTTTCGTCGCCAAAGCCGTCTCTCGATTGACCACGGCGGTTCTTGTTTTGCTTCCGCTGTTCGTTTTCGCTGAACTACTCGTGCTTGTTCGATTCGGCCATAGCTACCCTGTGTTATTCCTCACCGTGGTCGGGAGTGTTACCACGCTCACGCTCCTTTGGACTACAATCTCACTTGGGTTTTCCGCGGCCACCTCGTCACCATACCGTTCGATTGCGGGCACTGCTACGACGTTTCTGTTTTTTTTGCTGTTCTGGGGGGACGTGGTAAGGCCAGTAATCGGAGCTCTCACTGGGACCGATACTAGGGGTCTTCATGTTGGTATGACAACACCGCCAGCCCAATTCATCAACCACCTGAGCCCGCTCCGAGCGCACACAACGCTCGGACGAATGCTGTTCCCTCTACAGATTCCTGATGACCCCGTTCCAGGGTCTGTCCCGCTTTTCGTCTTTAGCGCGGTCGTCGTTCTAACAGCGACGACGCTCCCGCTGTACCTCGGCTATCGCCGGTTCGAGCGGGTGGACCTGTAA
- a CDS encoding ABC transporter ATP-binding protein, which produces MAIELHSLTKRYGDICAVEDVSLTVEQGEVFGFLGPNGAGKSTTINILLDFVRPTAGRASIFGIDPQEDPRAARERLGVLSEATGFYERDTAREHLEFAIAMKRADDDPQALLERVGIADAGDRAVGGFSKGMRQRLGLAIALVGEPDLIILDEPLGGLDPTGAQTFRNIIREERDRGAAVFFSSHIMDQVEAICDRVGIMNDGRLVAVDTVEALRTMPEVPFELSVTLDTVPDRIQDDLLCLDGVEAVSTNDDVLRVGCADASAKADVITLLDDTEAAILDVRTGEPSLEQVFMETAVEGPCA; this is translated from the coding sequence GTGGCAATCGAACTACACTCTCTCACGAAACGGTACGGCGATATCTGTGCAGTGGAGGATGTCAGTCTCACTGTCGAGCAAGGCGAAGTGTTCGGCTTTCTCGGCCCGAACGGTGCCGGAAAATCAACGACTATCAATATCCTTCTCGACTTCGTGCGGCCGACAGCCGGGCGTGCCTCTATCTTCGGTATCGACCCGCAGGAAGACCCGCGTGCCGCTCGTGAACGCCTCGGCGTGCTCTCGGAAGCGACCGGCTTCTACGAACGCGATACCGCCCGCGAGCATCTCGAATTCGCAATCGCGATGAAGCGCGCGGACGACGACCCGCAGGCGTTGCTCGAACGAGTCGGCATCGCGGACGCCGGCGACAGGGCTGTCGGGGGCTTTTCGAAAGGCATGCGTCAGCGCCTCGGCTTGGCGATTGCGCTCGTCGGCGAACCGGACCTCATCATCCTCGACGAACCCCTCGGCGGTCTCGACCCGACCGGCGCCCAGACCTTCCGCAACATCATCCGAGAAGAGCGCGACCGCGGCGCGGCAGTCTTCTTTTCGAGTCACATCATGGACCAAGTCGAGGCTATCTGCGACCGCGTCGGTATCATGAACGACGGCCGTCTCGTCGCGGTCGATACGGTCGAAGCGCTCCGGACGATGCCGGAGGTCCCGTTCGAGCTATCGGTCACGCTCGATACGGTTCCAGACCGTATACAGGACGACTTGCTGTGTCTCGACGGCGTCGAAGCGGTCTCGACGAATGACGACGTCCTGCGTGTCGGTTGCGCCGACGCGAGTGCGAAAGCCGACGTTATCACGCTCCTCGACGACACCGAAGCGGCGATACTCGACGTCAGGACCGGTGAACCGTCGTTAGAACAGGTCTTCATGGAGACGGCAGTCGAGGGTCCGTGCGCATGA
- a CDS encoding MBL fold metallo-hydrolase — translation MAIGDVEAVPNSTDVYYVDTGMYEVEHYGSVYLIDAEKPALIDTGIAADREHVFGMLDELGVDDLAYILPTHVHLDHAGGAGYLAERYPDATLMTHEIGAPHLVDPSRLVAGTKAAVEDQWRFYDEPLPIDEDRVESLTDGDEIDLGDRTLTVHHAPGHAPHQVMYHDDRDDLLFTGDALGIWEPRSRTLLQTSPPSQFHLEKALDDVRTIEDIDPETICFGHFGSRPYDDDLAAEYKRVLVEWVEAIRQKREELDDDEAVITHFVENTEMDEVWGVRKAQDEERLNVRGVLGYLDYIEDDE, via the coding sequence ATGGCCATTGGCGATGTCGAAGCCGTTCCGAACAGCACGGACGTGTACTACGTCGATACCGGAATGTACGAAGTCGAACACTACGGTTCTGTCTATCTCATCGACGCGGAAAAGCCGGCGCTCATCGATACCGGCATCGCGGCCGACAGAGAGCACGTGTTCGGAATGCTCGACGAACTCGGCGTGGACGACCTCGCGTACATTCTGCCGACGCACGTCCACCTCGACCACGCGGGCGGCGCGGGCTACCTCGCCGAGCGCTACCCCGATGCGACCCTCATGACCCACGAAATCGGCGCACCGCACCTCGTGGACCCCTCGCGTCTCGTTGCGGGCACGAAAGCCGCCGTCGAAGACCAGTGGCGCTTCTACGACGAACCACTCCCAATCGACGAAGACCGGGTGGAGTCGCTCACCGACGGCGACGAAATCGACCTCGGCGACCGGACGCTCACGGTGCACCACGCGCCCGGCCACGCACCGCATCAGGTGATGTATCACGACGACCGCGACGACCTGCTATTCACGGGCGACGCGCTCGGAATCTGGGAACCGCGGTCGCGGACGCTGCTCCAGACCTCGCCGCCCTCGCAGTTCCACCTCGAAAAGGCGCTCGACGACGTGCGAACCATCGAGGACATCGACCCCGAAACCATCTGCTTCGGCCACTTCGGGTCGAGACCGTACGACGATGACCTCGCAGCGGAGTACAAGCGCGTTCTCGTGGAGTGGGTCGAAGCCATCCGACAGAAGCGCGAGGAACTCGACGATGACGAGGCGGTCATCACGCACTTCGTAGAAAACACCGAGATGGACGAGGTTTGGGGCGTGCGGAAGGCTCAGGACGAAGAACGATTGAACGTGCGAGGCGTACTCGGCTACCTCGACTACATCGAAGACGACGAGTAG
- a CDS encoding AMP-dependent synthetase/ligase, with amino-acid sequence MDWRDAEATFDDPVIARTTLPRMFEESAARNASRIAQQYKGGIYERSLVGEGVVPAAPNGVFSDVTYEKMRDIVRNLAAGFRDLGMETGDRVGIFAHTRMEWAQTDFAVLGAGGVVTTVYTSSSERQVRYLLSDPGANAVVVENQELLERVLAVEDDLDLRFIVVIDEYEGYDDRDDILTLGEVHRHGEEVFDEAEYESWLDARDPDDLASLIYTSGTTGQPKGAQLTHWNFRSNVNESYRRFGPRPNKSDAPAVSPDSVSLSFLPLAHVLERMAGHFMMFAAGATVAYAESPDTLREDFQLVQPTAGTSVPRVYEKLYDAIRAQASESPVKKRIFEWAVDVGQEYHTTDSPGYLLSAKHRVADRLVFDQVREALGGNIEFFISGGGSLSAELCALYHAMGLPIFEGYGLTETSPVITVNPPEAPKIGTIGYPLREVEIKLDKTVVGDQLGDAGGEVGELLVRGPNVTPGYWNRPEETEEAFVEDDEGNRWFRTGDVVERRPDGYIAFRERAKQILVLSTGKNVPPGPIEDAFASSTVVEQCMVLGDGRKFISALIVPSFDGLHAWADEQGIDLPEDPKDICRDDRVYERIEEEVEKANENFESYERIKQFRIVPEEFSEGNDLMTPTMKKKRRNILDRYADEVDLIYDEANQRTEEQRSGRQTAER; translated from the coding sequence ATGGACTGGCGGGACGCAGAGGCGACTTTCGACGACCCCGTTATCGCTCGAACGACCCTCCCACGAATGTTCGAAGAGAGCGCAGCGCGGAACGCCTCACGAATCGCACAGCAGTACAAAGGTGGTATCTACGAGCGCTCACTCGTCGGCGAGGGTGTCGTACCGGCGGCACCCAACGGCGTGTTCAGCGACGTGACCTACGAGAAGATGCGAGATATCGTCCGGAACCTCGCCGCGGGGTTCCGTGACCTCGGAATGGAGACGGGTGACCGAGTGGGCATCTTCGCACACACACGCATGGAGTGGGCACAGACCGACTTCGCCGTCCTCGGTGCTGGCGGTGTCGTCACCACGGTCTACACGTCGTCGTCGGAGCGGCAGGTTCGGTATCTCCTGTCGGACCCCGGTGCAAACGCCGTCGTCGTCGAGAATCAGGAACTCTTAGAGCGCGTACTGGCCGTCGAAGACGACCTCGACTTACGGTTTATCGTCGTCATCGACGAGTACGAGGGCTACGACGACCGCGACGACATTCTGACGCTCGGTGAAGTACATCGCCACGGCGAGGAGGTGTTCGACGAAGCGGAGTACGAATCGTGGTTGGATGCGCGCGACCCCGACGACCTTGCCAGCCTCATTTACACCTCCGGAACCACGGGACAGCCAAAGGGTGCCCAACTCACCCACTGGAACTTTCGGTCGAACGTCAACGAGAGTTATCGACGGTTCGGGCCGCGTCCGAACAAGAGCGACGCACCCGCTGTCAGCCCCGACTCCGTGTCGCTGTCGTTCCTCCCCTTGGCACACGTCTTGGAGCGCATGGCCGGTCACTTCATGATGTTCGCTGCGGGTGCGACCGTCGCCTACGCCGAGAGTCCGGACACCTTGCGCGAGGACTTCCAACTCGTCCAGCCGACCGCCGGGACGAGCGTCCCGCGCGTGTACGAAAAGCTCTACGACGCGATTCGTGCGCAGGCGAGCGAATCACCGGTCAAAAAGCGCATTTTCGAATGGGCCGTCGACGTCGGACAGGAATACCACACGACGGACTCGCCCGGCTATCTTCTCAGTGCGAAACACAGAGTCGCTGACCGCCTCGTCTTCGACCAGGTGCGTGAAGCCCTCGGTGGCAACATCGAGTTCTTCATCAGCGGCGGTGGAAGCCTCTCGGCGGAACTCTGTGCACTGTATCACGCCATGGGACTACCGATATTCGAGGGCTATGGACTCACCGAGACCTCGCCTGTCATCACGGTCAATCCACCGGAAGCGCCGAAAATCGGGACTATCGGCTACCCGCTTCGGGAGGTTGAAATAAAACTCGACAAGACGGTCGTCGGCGACCAGCTTGGTGATGCGGGTGGCGAAGTCGGGGAACTACTCGTTCGCGGGCCGAACGTCACCCCGGGATACTGGAACCGCCCCGAAGAAACCGAGGAGGCCTTCGTCGAAGACGACGAGGGCAACCGCTGGTTCCGGACCGGCGACGTAGTCGAACGCCGGCCAGACGGGTACATCGCCTTCCGCGAGCGTGCCAAACAGATTCTCGTGCTTTCGACGGGGAAGAACGTCCCTCCTGGACCCATCGAAGACGCCTTCGCTTCGTCGACAGTGGTCGAACAGTGCATGGTTCTCGGGGACGGCCGGAAGTTCATCTCCGCGCTCATCGTCCCAAGTTTCGACGGCCTACATGCGTGGGCCGACGAGCAGGGAATCGACCTCCCCGAAGACCCCAAAGACATCTGTCGCGACGACCGGGTGTACGAGCGCATCGAGGAGGAAGTCGAGAAAGCAAACGAGAACTTCGAGTCGTACGAGCGAATCAAACAGTTCCGAATCGTCCCCGAAGAGTTCTCCGAAGGTAACGACCTCATGACGCCGACGATGAAAAAGAAGCGTCGAAACATTCTCGACCGCTATGCCGACGAGGTCGACCTCATCTACGACGAGGCCAATCAACGGACAGAAGAGCAACGGAGCGGCAGACAAACAGCGGAGCGATAG
- a CDS encoding cation:proton antiporter domain-containing protein, translating into MAAAGGANLIPLVAAIIGIGVVSQVLSDRFQVPSVVFLIASGILLGPEVLGVISPDSFGNALQAIVGLSVAIIVFEGAFHLRIDKLREAPSATFRLVTLGAVISFIGTSVVVHYALDAPWAVSFLVGALLVATGPTVIAPILEVVPVRDRVGAALDTEGIVNDVTAAIVAVVIFEAILEGVSSPNALVTLFAERLGVGVVVGGIVAAALYYVLRYVDLSPGNAPQNARLLTLAGALVSYAAADFVATEAGIAAVATAGILLGNAEVPYEEEISAFKGDITLLVLSFVFIALAALLEFENLLSLGVGGIAVVVAVALIIRPLLVFISARGDRFTREEKLFMSFVGPRGIIPASVATLFAIAFREKATELAAQGATQQAVMLNQSASILVGTVFLVILTTVVFEAGLARQIAEYLDVIPMRVLIIGGGKVGRALAERLADRGENVVLIEQDLEVVQTARNKGFTVHHGDGTDTDVLRSAGADNAKVVVAATGDDDVNLLVSQLSNSKFDPESVLARANNPDNVEAFEELGVRTISSTMATAQAMDNYIERPTMSNWMGEIGRSGDVQEVEVTAEELIGRTIREVGPELPDGCLITLISRNGDTTVPNAEFTLQEGDRITIIGERDAVRNAETFVHPN; encoded by the coding sequence GTGGCCGCAGCTGGAGGGGCGAATCTCATCCCGCTCGTCGCCGCAATCATCGGCATCGGCGTGGTCTCGCAGGTGCTTTCGGACCGGTTTCAGGTCCCGAGCGTCGTGTTCCTCATCGCGTCGGGTATCCTACTCGGCCCCGAGGTTCTCGGCGTCATCTCTCCCGATTCGTTCGGGAACGCACTACAGGCCATCGTCGGTCTCTCGGTCGCTATCATCGTGTTCGAAGGGGCGTTCCACCTTCGAATCGATAAGCTCCGGGAGGCACCGTCGGCGACGTTCCGCCTCGTCACGCTCGGTGCGGTAATTTCGTTCATCGGAACGAGTGTCGTCGTCCACTACGCGCTCGACGCGCCGTGGGCGGTCTCGTTCCTCGTCGGAGCGTTGCTCGTCGCAACCGGGCCAACGGTCATTGCCCCGATTCTCGAAGTCGTCCCCGTCCGTGACCGGGTCGGGGCGGCACTCGACACCGAAGGGATTGTCAACGACGTGACGGCTGCCATCGTCGCCGTCGTCATCTTCGAGGCTATCCTCGAAGGCGTCAGTAGTCCCAACGCGCTCGTGACGCTGTTCGCCGAGCGACTCGGCGTCGGCGTCGTCGTCGGGGGTATCGTCGCGGCGGCGCTGTACTACGTGCTTCGGTACGTCGACCTCTCGCCCGGAAACGCGCCGCAGAACGCGCGACTACTCACTCTCGCAGGGGCGCTCGTATCCTACGCGGCCGCCGACTTCGTCGCCACCGAAGCGGGTATCGCCGCCGTGGCGACCGCCGGTATCCTGCTCGGGAACGCCGAGGTTCCGTACGAAGAGGAGATTTCGGCGTTCAAAGGCGACATTACGCTGCTCGTCCTCTCGTTCGTCTTCATCGCCCTCGCGGCGTTGCTGGAGTTCGAGAACCTTCTCAGCCTCGGCGTCGGCGGCATCGCGGTCGTCGTCGCGGTCGCCCTCATCATCCGGCCGCTTCTGGTCTTCATCTCGGCGAGAGGCGACCGATTCACCAGAGAAGAGAAGCTCTTTATGAGCTTCGTCGGCCCGCGCGGTATCATCCCCGCGTCGGTTGCGACGCTGTTCGCCATCGCATTCCGCGAGAAGGCGACAGAGCTCGCCGCTCAGGGGGCGACACAGCAGGCCGTCATGCTGAACCAGAGCGCCTCGATTCTCGTCGGGACGGTCTTCTTGGTCATCCTCACGACCGTCGTCTTCGAAGCAGGGCTCGCTCGGCAGATTGCAGAATACCTCGATGTCATCCCAATGCGTGTACTTATCATCGGAGGCGGAAAGGTGGGCCGTGCGCTCGCCGAACGCCTCGCAGACCGTGGAGAGAACGTGGTCCTCATCGAACAGGACCTGGAAGTAGTCCAGACCGCCCGAAACAAGGGCTTTACCGTCCATCACGGTGATGGAACCGACACGGATGTCCTTCGGTCGGCGGGGGCGGATAACGCCAAAGTCGTGGTCGCCGCGACCGGTGACGACGACGTGAATCTGCTCGTCTCGCAACTGTCGAACTCGAAGTTCGACCCCGAGAGTGTCCTCGCGCGGGCGAACAACCCCGACAACGTCGAGGCGTTCGAAGAACTCGGTGTCCGAACTATCTCGTCGACCATGGCTACCGCACAGGCGATGGACAACTACATCGAGCGACCGACGATGTCCAACTGGATGGGCGAAATCGGTCGGTCCGGCGACGTTCAGGAGGTCGAAGTCACGGCTGAGGAACTCATCGGTCGGACCATCCGCGAGGTCGGTCCCGAACTCCCCGACGGGTGTCTCATCACGCTCATCTCCCGAAACGGCGACACGACCGTCCCCAACGCGGAGTTCACACTCCAAGAGGGAGACCGCATCACCATCATCGGTGAGCGGGACGCCGTTCGCAACGCCGAAACGTTCGTCCACCCGAACTAA